In Sphingobacterium thalpophilum, a genomic segment contains:
- a CDS encoding porin family protein gives MKKILPALLLICGSVATAQAQLLPGFEVGVKGGLNFSKLKSDGKYFNSDTKAGYQAGLYGRVGVLGFHIQPEVYLTGKNTTVKAENGESTDVKFTTVDVPVLLGKRFGLGPIGARIQTGPIFSFKVDDKQDKVIDQLNPNNYKKSGTSWAFGVGADISSLRVDLRYEMGLNKINNESQANPKINMWSIGLGYRLFSIL, from the coding sequence ATGAAAAAGATTTTACCAGCATTACTTTTGATTTGTGGTAGCGTAGCAACGGCACAGGCGCAGCTTTTGCCAGGGTTTGAGGTGGGTGTAAAAGGAGGCTTGAACTTCTCTAAACTTAAAAGCGATGGAAAATATTTCAATTCTGACACGAAAGCAGGCTACCAAGCAGGTCTTTATGGACGTGTTGGTGTATTGGGATTCCATATTCAGCCTGAGGTTTACTTAACAGGTAAAAACACGACAGTGAAAGCAGAAAATGGCGAATCGACAGATGTAAAATTTACAACGGTCGATGTTCCAGTATTATTAGGCAAACGCTTTGGTTTAGGTCCGATTGGAGCAAGGATTCAAACTGGCCCAATATTTTCATTTAAAGTCGATGACAAGCAAGATAAAGTCATTGACCAATTGAACCCAAATAACTACAAAAAAAGTGGTACATCTTGGGCGTTTGGTGTAGGCGCTGATATTTCAAGCTTGCGTGTAGATCTACGTTACGAAATGGGCCTAAACAAAATCAACAACGAAAGTCAGGCAAATCCAAAAATCAACATGTGGAGTATCGGTTTAGGGTATAGATTATTCAGTATTCTATAG
- a CDS encoding succinate dehydrogenase cytochrome b subunit: MSKSKPVFSSSIGKKLIMSLTGIFLCLFLVVHLVGNLQLFKDDAGLAFNKYAYFMTHFTPIKVVSYLLYASVIVHVIYAITLSMKNKAARPIGHAKYDGQANSKWNSRNMGILGTVILVFLATHMSNFWWKFHNDEVPYIEYRTDLATGQTTARELQASEFHDYQETVENNVQILKARDLYKQVDFAFKNVALVALYVIAMAALAFHLIHGFQSAFQTLGFNHRRYIGIIRAIGVWVFGVLIPIGFAIMPLFFFFK, from the coding sequence ATGAGTAAATCAAAGCCAGTTTTCAGTTCTTCGATTGGGAAGAAGCTAATCATGAGCTTAACAGGAATCTTCCTATGTTTATTCCTAGTTGTTCACTTGGTTGGTAACTTGCAATTATTTAAAGATGATGCGGGTCTAGCGTTCAACAAGTACGCCTATTTTATGACTCACTTTACACCAATCAAAGTTGTTTCTTACTTATTGTATGCTTCGGTAATTGTTCACGTCATCTACGCTATTACATTGTCGATGAAAAACAAGGCCGCTCGTCCTATTGGTCATGCCAAATATGATGGTCAAGCAAACAGCAAGTGGAATTCACGCAACATGGGTATTTTAGGTACTGTCATTTTAGTATTCTTAGCTACGCACATGTCTAATTTTTGGTGGAAGTTTCACAATGATGAAGTGCCGTACATCGAATACCGTACTGATTTGGCAACTGGACAAACCACAGCGCGCGAACTTCAAGCTTCTGAATTCCACGACTACCAAGAAACGGTAGAAAACAATGTTCAAATCTTGAAAGCGAGAGATTTGTACAAACAAGTTGACTTTGCATTCAAAAATGTTGCATTGGTAGCTTTGTATGTGATTGCTATGGCAGCTTTGGCGTTCCACTTAATTCATGGTTTCCAATCTGCATTCCAAACTCTAGGTTTTAACCACAGAAGATATATTGGAATCATCAGAGCAATCGGTGTTTGGGTATTTGGGGTATTAATTCCAATTGGCTTTGCAATAATGCCGTTGTTTTTCTTCTTTAAATAA
- a CDS encoding fumarate reductase/succinate dehydrogenase flavoprotein subunit, producing MLDSKVPAGPLAQKWSNHKFNLKLVNPANKRKFTVIVVGTGLAGASAAASLAELGYNVITFCYQDSPRRAHSIAAQGGINAAKSYQNDGDSVFRLFYDTIKGGDYRSREANVYRLAEVSVNIIDQCVAQGVPFAREYGGLLDNRSFGGAQVSRTFYARGQTGQQLLLGAYSALNRQIKKGKVKSYTRHEMLDLVMIDGHAKGIVTRDLVSGKIETHAAHAVLMCTGGYGNVFFLSTNAMGCNVTAAWRAHKRGAYFANPCYTQIHPTCIPVTGDHQSKLTLMSESLRNDGRVWVPKTQEMAERLRKGEIKANDIKEDDRDYFLERKYPSFGNLVPRDVASRNAKEAVDDGRGVGKTGFAVFLDFKEAIGRLGEDAVRAKYGNLFDMYYQITDENPYKQPMRIYPAVHYTMGGVWVDYNLMTTIPGLYALGECNFSDHGANRLGASALMQGLADGYFVIPYTVGDYLAKLGSFAPVDHTHPAFETTRKEVEDKINKLLSLNGTQTVDDIHKKLGLIMWEYCGMARTAEGLQKAQGLIQELKKEFWTNVRVLGENEELNLSLEKAGRVADFLELGELMVVDALQRAESCGGHFRLESQTEEGEAKRNDDEFAYVSAWEYKGDNVPEELHKEDLVFENVQLTQRSYK from the coding sequence ATGTTAGATTCAAAAGTACCAGCGGGCCCATTAGCCCAAAAGTGGTCAAATCATAAATTTAATCTTAAGTTGGTTAACCCTGCTAACAAACGTAAATTTACCGTTATTGTTGTTGGTACAGGTCTTGCTGGTGCATCTGCAGCAGCATCTTTAGCTGAATTAGGATATAATGTAATTACATTCTGTTATCAAGATTCACCTCGTCGTGCACACTCTATTGCAGCACAAGGTGGTATTAATGCAGCAAAGAGCTACCAAAATGATGGTGACTCTGTTTTCCGCTTATTTTATGACACCATCAAAGGTGGTGACTACCGTTCACGCGAAGCAAACGTTTATCGTTTGGCTGAAGTATCTGTAAACATCATCGACCAATGTGTTGCTCAAGGTGTTCCATTTGCACGTGAATACGGAGGTTTATTAGACAACCGTTCTTTCGGTGGTGCACAGGTAAGCCGTACGTTTTATGCCCGTGGTCAAACTGGACAACAATTGTTGTTGGGTGCTTATTCAGCATTAAACCGCCAGATTAAAAAAGGAAAAGTAAAATCTTATACTCGTCATGAGATGTTAGACCTTGTTATGATCGATGGTCATGCTAAAGGTATCGTAACTCGTGACCTAGTTTCAGGTAAAATCGAAACTCATGCTGCACATGCAGTATTGATGTGTACTGGTGGTTATGGTAACGTATTCTTCTTGTCTACAAATGCAATGGGATGTAACGTTACAGCAGCATGGAGAGCACACAAACGTGGTGCTTATTTTGCGAACCCTTGTTATACTCAAATTCACCCAACGTGTATCCCGGTAACAGGAGATCACCAATCTAAATTGACATTGATGTCAGAGTCTTTACGTAATGACGGCCGTGTATGGGTTCCTAAAACTCAAGAAATGGCAGAAAGATTACGTAAAGGTGAGATCAAAGCCAATGATATCAAAGAAGACGACAGAGATTATTTCTTGGAGCGTAAATACCCTTCATTCGGTAACTTGGTACCGCGTGACGTGGCCTCTCGTAATGCAAAAGAAGCTGTTGATGATGGTCGTGGTGTTGGTAAAACAGGTTTCGCTGTATTCTTGGATTTTAAAGAAGCTATCGGTCGTCTAGGCGAAGATGCAGTACGTGCTAAATACGGTAACTTATTTGACATGTACTACCAAATCACTGATGAGAACCCTTATAAACAACCAATGCGTATCTACCCTGCTGTTCACTACACAATGGGTGGTGTATGGGTTGATTACAACTTGATGACTACAATCCCCGGTTTGTATGCTTTAGGTGAGTGTAACTTCTCTGACCACGGTGCAAACCGTTTAGGTGCTTCGGCATTGATGCAAGGTCTTGCAGACGGTTATTTCGTAATCCCTTACACTGTGGGTGATTACTTAGCTAAATTAGGTTCATTCGCACCAGTTGATCATACCCATCCTGCTTTCGAGACTACTCGTAAAGAAGTTGAAGATAAAATCAACAAATTGTTGTCGTTAAACGGTACACAAACTGTTGATGATATCCACAAAAAATTAGGTCTCATCATGTGGGAATATTGTGGTATGGCTCGTACAGCTGAAGGATTACAAAAAGCACAAGGTTTGATCCAAGAATTGAAAAAAGAATTCTGGACAAACGTTAGAGTTCTTGGAGAGAACGAAGAATTAAATCTTTCTTTAGAAAAAGCTGGTCGCGTAGCAGACTTCTTAGAGTTAGGTGAGTTAATGGTTGTTGATGCATTGCAACGTGCTGAGTCTTGTGGTGGTCACTTCCGTCTTGAAAGCCAAACTGAAGAAGGTGAAGCAAAACGTAACGATGATGAATTCGCCTATGTATCTGCTTGGGAATACAAAGGAGACAATGTACCTGAGGAATTACACAAGGAAGATTTGGTATTCGAGAACGTTCAGTTAACACAAAGAAGTTATAAATAA
- a CDS encoding succinate dehydrogenase/fumarate reductase iron-sulfur subunit, which produces MAQHMNLTLKVWRQKNDKDKGQFVTYQANNIADDMSFLEMLDIVNEELTRKGEDPVYFDHDCREGICGMCSLVINGRPHGPKEGTTTCQLHMRSFHDGQTIVIEPWRAAAFPVLKDLAVDRTAFDRIQQAGGYVNINTGGVPDANVIPIPKRIADEAFESATCIGCGACVAACKNASAMLFVSAKVSQFALLPQGQTERYERAQAMVDQMDAEGFGNCTNTGACEAECPVGIKLTNIARLNREYLTAKIFRQEEPHV; this is translated from the coding sequence ATGGCACAACATATGAATTTAACGCTGAAAGTTTGGCGTCAAAAAAATGATAAAGATAAAGGTCAATTTGTAACTTATCAGGCAAACAATATCGCTGATGATATGTCTTTCTTAGAGATGCTTGATATTGTCAATGAAGAATTGACTCGTAAAGGAGAAGATCCTGTATATTTCGATCACGACTGTCGTGAAGGGATCTGCGGGATGTGTTCATTAGTAATCAACGGTCGCCCCCACGGTCCTAAAGAAGGTACAACAACATGTCAATTGCACATGCGTAGCTTCCACGACGGACAAACTATCGTAATTGAACCATGGAGAGCTGCTGCATTCCCGGTATTGAAAGACCTTGCAGTTGACCGTACTGCTTTTGACCGCATTCAACAAGCCGGAGGATATGTAAATATCAATACTGGCGGTGTTCCTGATGCGAATGTTATTCCTATTCCTAAACGTATTGCTGACGAAGCTTTCGAATCGGCAACATGTATCGGTTGTGGTGCTTGTGTTGCAGCCTGTAAAAATGCTTCTGCAATGTTATTCGTATCTGCAAAAGTATCTCAATTTGCCTTGTTACCACAAGGTCAAACCGAGCGTTACGAACGTGCACAGGCAATGGTAGATCAAATGGACGCAGAAGGTTTCGGTAACTGTACAAACACGGGAGCTTGCGAAGCAGAATGTCCTGTAGGCATCAAATTAACAAACATTGCTCGTTTAAACCGTGAGTATTTGACTGCTAAAATCTTCCGTCAAGAAGAGCCTCACGTTTAG